The Gadus morhua chromosome 10, gadMor3.0, whole genome shotgun sequence genome segment CACCCTCTTTTTTAGATTGTTGCAAGAGCTTTTAGGTCTTGGGTTAATACAAAAACTAACTAAACACTTTGTGACCAGAAAGGGCAAACCAAAGATTGGCCTACAACAAGTTATCAAAAGCAGATGTTGACCAGAGGGGTATATCAGGAGGGACGGCGCATGCTTTCGTCGTCAAGCAGAGGACCTTGTCTTTGAGTTTATGATCGtttaagggggagggggggggggggggggttggtggattAAGGCATAGCCCTCACATGGGGCTCAGGTATTGGCAGTAGTATTTGCTCACTTTATATTGTCAGGGATATTAGCACTGGAAGCTAACATGCTAATGTAGTATAAACGAATGAGAATGCACAGCCCAGTCTCCCCTGAGCTGTCTTTTGGCGGCGTTCCACTGCACGCTCCATCAGGGCCGGCGCTTGTGTCACTGAGGTTGTGGTTGAATACAGTAGTAGCTGGACACTCTTTGAAGAATTTGCTGTCACAGAGATAAAGATATTATTTTATACATGGCCTGCTGATTTTTGTACAGTGTTTTTATAGCTGATTATTTTGTCATgaacatatatacatttattatgcACTACttttctaaatatttttttcaatagtCATTTTAGGCACATTTTTCACAGATGGGAGAACTCCTTTTGCAATACCTCATTTTTTTCACTTGGTAAAAATAATTTTATACCTTTGTTACTAAGAGATCTGCATTTATGGTAAACTtaatttaaaaagagaaaaatgatAATATAATTTTCAATTTAGCTTTTATATATTTAAGTGCTGATAAATCTCAGTTGTTTGGTGCATTGGTGTGATTCTgtagaggaaaaaaaaagataagagGCTAGTGTTGGCCAACCGTATACAAATTCTTCTCAGTCCTAATGAATATAATTACAGGATCCTATGGCATGGCAAGATCTTTCTAAATGGATTTTGATAGTCTTGAAAATATATTCTGATATTTGCTTCTAGTCGTAGTTGATAAGAATATTATATGGTAAATGTTTTGGCTTTTCGGTCGATGTGAACTCCCCAACCTACCCCCCTCATTGTATCACCAGAATGAATGACGGCTGTTTAAATATTTAGATCTTCTCCTCGGCATGCATGATGATAAAGCAGAGTAACATGGCTAGTGTTCATACAGGACCTATTGTAACGCACTACAGCTCCCGCCATCGTTTCACTTTACTTGACcgattttctttatttttttaatcctcGTCGATcactatcctctctctctgtctctgtctctctctgtatacaCCGGTATCGTCTGCATTGCTCACACATAGACACGTCGTTTAATGCAGACCCCACCTCGACGACGCCTCAACTCGGGAGGACACTCGGTATGTAGGGGTGTCTTGTTAGTGAAGGGCGACGAGCGTCTGACCTCCCACCCTCCTTTTGTGATGTGGCATGCTTTGGGACATAACCTGAATGTGATTGATGTTGCAAGTTAACTTTGAGCCATTATGTGCAATACTTATCCTTTCCAGAAGAGTTATTCGCAGTGTAAATCATTTAATTCACACAAATCACGCAATCATTTATCCCCCTTTTCCTCCCCTATAATTTATGCTGGTGTCTGCAAGGAAAAAATAAGTCTTTCTACTAATTTATAcctgaatttatttttaaacattagttttgtgcttatttacttattttgctACTACCATGCTACTGTGATTGAAAACATTGTAAATACTAGGTTGATAATGTATTAAGCATTTGCTATTTTTTCAATTGAAATGTATAACTTTAATTTTGAGCAGATCTTTGTTATATTTTTTGGGGTGTTGTGTTAAACTTGTGTCTAGTTTTTCTAATTGCTGTACTGTGCTCCACGTTTTCAGATGAAAAGAATATTGATATGTTTGTTAGTATTACTTGATTGCAAAAATTTCAATAGTTTTTAATTGTATGCTGGGaaggttttatttattaactttttttacttttatcatTTGGATTTTTATTAAGTCATTTCACATTTATAAGTTctaattttttattttcctcctgATTGCGTTGCGCTACAATACAGACGTCAGTTTTTACAGTTGGTTTGTAGTATTGAAGTAAGAGACGAAGATCCAATGTCATTCATTTGCAGCCAACTATAACTGTATGCATACATTTGAAGTATTTGTAATGTGAGATGTTGAATGAATAAAACAACTGTGAGGAACCCTCTCGTGGCCTACTTTTGGTAAGAGAACTGAAGTCAATGATttttacacacagagagagggagaatcagTACTATGCAGATGTAATGTGCTTGTTTAAgataaaaaactaaaacttaTCATTTGCTACATTCCAGGTATGTTTGACTTCGCAAAAAGAAATGTCATGATATTTTTACCTCGAGCAAATATTGATTTTCAATATTAAGTGTTGAGAATGGTGCCATTGAGGTACTTCACTGCCATCTACTGGTCATGTTCAGATAAGAGATGGATGTGACCCATATGCAGGTGCTGCACCATGTGCTGCACTGGCACGTCAGCCCTGACCGCTGAGCTCGTGACATGACTCCATCAGGAAAGTCGTTGCTCTGGGAAATGAGGCGCGGGAGACTGTCAAAAATGGCGAAGACCGTTTATGTGCCACGATTTGGCTCTCAATTGCATGGCAGCCAAACAAACGAACCAAAGGAATATTTGATAGATCTACCACCCACTTGTACACAGAAGAAACAATACGAGAACTGTTTGTCATCGAAAAAGGGACAATTTACAAGATCTCGCAACTACGTTAAAAACAAGCAAACTAACAATGAAAACAAATCTGAAGCATcacctataggcctactgcaatACAGTTGTAGGTCTGTGTCTCAAACGAGGAGGGCTTTGGACTGCGaaaaagaggaatccaaatcgACGAGCCAGGGTATGGTTTGTTTGCATTGAGCTATAGTATAGCTGCTCTTACTCCTAATTGATAACAAACAATGACTTGCTATTAAATGTCCATTTCCAGGGACGGTTTTCGACCCCGAATGGGAAGAAGAACTTCCTCTTTCTGAACCCAGCCAACTCCACAAAACAGATACTCTTAATGAAAAGGTAAGTGAAGTATATTCTAGATGTCTTTTctaggtgtttttttttttttttatagatagTTAAACTACACTTGTCGGTTAAAAACTTCCCGGGTTCTCGGCAGCTCAAACCTGCCGTTCTGAGAACAATCGCGAAGATGCTGCGTGAGAACAGGTACATCCGGAGGAGGCTTCTCTCCCTCAGCCAGGCCAGTCGCCCTCTGACCAGAGTCCCGGCGGGGCGCTCCCACCGAAGGGACAACTCCTTAACCCGCTAACGTATGCCTTTAATGTTTCACTAGGAATTTAGTTGTTTCAGATTTGAGTTGTCAGTTGGACCTACTTTTAATTAAAAAGGCTTAACCTGAACTATAATAAGGCCGTGCTGTAAGACCAAATGCTAGGCTAAATGTTGATTGTTGGTACATGTTGATGGTAACCACCAAAGGCCGGTTAGTTAATACATAGTCTTAATATATGCCTATACCGAATGTGTTGGTAGGTATTTAGTTGTTGCAGATGTCTGTTGTTGCCAGTTGCACAGTTTGACCAACACCGGTAATTTCCTTCATATTGTAATAAATCTCGATTTAGGCCATCTTGTTGGCCTATATATAAGGGGGGGAAGGTGGAAGATATTACCCAAAGATGAATGTTATTGTATCGGAAACAATCTGCAAAGTTGTTTGATAGTGGAAATTAAAGTGTTACTTTAGTAAATAAGGGtcattttttgtctttgttcctAGCGTCTTCActatttgttttttctttccccaCCAGGGTGCGCCACTTTTTCATTTCTGGCTTTGGTCTAAATATTACAATAATTCTCCAATCTTTTCTAAAGTATCTCAAATGATCAGTTCGGTCCTTGCACATTCGATTAAGTGATCATAGCTTTGATTAAAaacgttatttatttattaaatggcacaacaaaacaacaaaggcATTTAAAAAGAAGTTGGAATCACAGTGCCTGATATTTGATGTAAGCcaatgatgggggggggggggggggcaattatCACTGGTTAAGTTTCTTTCCATCCAATTTCCCACATTGTCAAAGGAATTCATAGAATGAATGATATgtgttcaatatttttttttgtctgagaATGAATCAAGAGTTTGAGAGTCAGTCATTGACATATTTGAAGTGCCGGGTATTATGAAGTTGCCAGATACACCAAGGGATATTTAAGATCTGACTGATTTGGGCATGGCTCCTGCCTTTCAGGTCTGTATTGCCCATGTTTTGTCTGATATTCTTTTGTTAACTTTATTCTATTGATTTGAAAGAATCCTCCACTGGCAGTTCTTATGTTTATCTGTCACTagtctgttttttattggagGTTCTGGCAATAATCACATTAAGTTCTAAAAGACAGAACAACATTTAATTTTTATTACTTGCTTTAACGAAACACAAAAACAGCATGGGACAAGACATGAAGTCGCAAGTCTTTTTAtagtttgtttattcattcactttGCTAAACCATGTGGCTATCATTACTTCTCAGTGTAAAATAATTGATGTTAAACCATGGACAATTTGATGTAATTGCTCCTCCAGTTTCCTAATGTTTTGATTGATAGGTCTCATTACTGTGTTTACAGTCCAGTTGTTTTACCCcatcttgtttttgtttccctGAACACAACAGAGCTTATTGAATGAACACAAGATCAGTATAATGTACTGAACATGCTGTATAGGAACCCTATGTAGCTTGCTTCTCAACAAGCATGATAGCGTAGTGCCAGTTTGATCCCCAGGTTCAGTTTCTTGTAGGCATCTTAGCAACTTGGCAAGTATCTCTACCTGCACCTTGATGACACCTCATTTTGCAGTAAGcttctttggataaaagtgtctactACCTAAATAGTAGCAAAGGCTTTGGGATCAGTGATTAGTTGTTCTGAAATGTCAACAGTGGTCTCCCCCTGATGTTTATTGCTGTTCACCTAAAATCTATTTAAGCCAGCCTACAGCGCATCCCTTAATTACATTAGTTTTAGTGGCATAAATATTGAACACAGTCCTACGAATTGCTCTGTTAATATTTTAAGTCAATTTGCAGTCTATGGCGGTGTAAATAGTAATttgttttaaacaatataactTTTGTTATTGACCTTCGTTGTGCTTTAATCATATTTTaaactattttgtttttctaGTATGTAAAATATAAATGGTTTTACTTATACTATAGGCCTAATAGAATCGAGCCAAAGAATTGTAGCTCATGATTTATTTAATAGTTTTAATCAGAGTCTTTTTATCGGAGCTGTAATATATAAAGGAGACGGTCTGGTAGCACTACCTCCATACCCGTCACGAACACTGTCGATCTGTGGTTATTCGTCTTTTTCTTAGGTCAGTTAAGACGTTTGTATTTATAAATGTTTCACTCttcaaaataaatatgttgGCATGGGTGTGCTGGAAACTATGAAAACTAAACTCTATTTTGGTTCTAGAATGAAATATGCATCATGGCTTAGCTTTAAAATTGCAATACATGGTACGTCTTGGTTCTAGAATATAATATGCTGCCTGATTTGTCCTGGTCCGAGAATGCAATATGCAGCAGCATGCCTTGATTGTACAATGCAATATGTAGCTTGTCTGGGGATGAGAATGCAATATACAGCGAGTGTTTGTTCTATAATGCAATAATCAGCGTGTCTTGTATTTGTATGCAATATGCAGCCTGTCTTGGTTCTAGAATTCATTATTCAGCTGCATGTCTTCGTTCCAGAAGGCAATATAAGTATACTGGAATGTAATAAGCAGCATGTCTTGGTTCTTGAATGCAATATGAaggttattattttaatttattaatattcATTTAAATCACTTTGTAGTTAAGCAAAACTATAGGGGTAGTAGATTCTTTGTTTGGCTACCATTTAGGAAATATTTCCAATCTGCAATGGTCCTGGGCATTGCTAATGTTGATTATGGTGACACAGGGCATTGGCTCAGCTAGAGCAGGTCTTCCAGTAGCT includes the following:
- the LOC115552439 gene encoding uncharacterized protein LOC115552439 — protein: MTPSGKSLLWEMRRGRLSKMAKTVYVPRFGSQLHGSQTNEPKEYLIDLPPTCTQKKQYENCLSSKKGQFTRSRNYVKNKQTNNENKSEASPIGLLQYSCRSVSQTRRALDCEKEESKSTSQGTVFDPEWEEELPLSEPSQLHKTDTLNEKLKPAVLRTIAKMLRENRYIRRRLLSLSQASRPLTRVPAGRSHRRDNSLTR